The proteins below come from a single Larimichthys crocea isolate SSNF chromosome XIV, L_crocea_2.0, whole genome shotgun sequence genomic window:
- the LOC104935545 gene encoding transmembrane protein 184C — protein MPCSCAEWRRWIRPLVLVLYALLLVAVLPLCIWELQKDKVGTHSKAWFIAGVFVFLTIPISLWGILQHIVHYTQPELQRPIIRILWMVPIYSLDSWLALRYPNLAIYVDTCRECYEAYVIYNFLVFLLNFLSNQYPSLVLMLEVQQQQPHLPPLCCCPPWPMGEVLLFRCKLGVLQYTVVRPVTTVIAL, from the exons ATGCCGTGTTCCTGTGCAGAGTGGCGGAGGTGGATCCGCccgctggttctggttctgtacgCTCTTCTGCTGGTGGCCGTGCTGCCGCTCTGCATCTGGGAGCTGCAGAAGGACAAG gttGGGACTCACAGTAAAGCCTGGTTCATCGCCggtgtgtttgtcttcctgACCATCCCAATTTCACTGTGGGGAATCCTGCAGCACATAGTCCACTACACCCAGCCGGAGCTGCAGAGACCGATTATCAG GATACTATGGATGGTGCCCATCTACAGTCTGGACAGC TGGCTGGCTCTGCGCTACCCCAATCTGGCCATCTACGTGGACACGTGCAGGGAGTGCTATGAGGCCTACGTCATCTACAACTTCCTGGTGTTCCTGTTGAACTTCCTCAGCAACCAGTACCCGAGCCTGGTGCTCATGCTGgaggtccagcagcagcagccacaccTGCCCCCGCTCTGCTGCTGCCCACCATGGCCCATGGGAGA GGTGCTGCTGTTCAGGTGTAAGTTGGGAGTCCTCCAGTACACTGTGGTCAGACCCGTAACCACGGTGATAGCACTGTAA
- the LOC109139703 gene encoding NACHT, LRR and PYD domains-containing protein 5, translating into MEAKKRKRKTSVSSPIREAESSGFSCLSMKSDRSKFLPPSFAKEKTQSQQPGPSSCSVCEEVLEDPVHLPCGHRSCKQCVSSDNNCKKCGKKFRRDPEYQRDAEEDTGINSTKKNLKEAMQKKFAFISEGNGDQGSLLNSIYTDLYMTTGESAVPHEEHGFRHVKHEFSEKSVNLSDIFKPLPGREKHRTVVTKGVAGIGKSFAVQKFILDWVEGRANQDIDFIFSLAFREVNLITDDKSLIDLLTEFHPALQSFKDSGDFVRARVTVILDGLDESRLQLDFKNKPVTSVSEVTSVGNLLTNLIQGNLLPQAKLWITSRPAAADQIPGRYVDVVTEIRGFSDPQKEEYFKRRFSHDPGLGERIISHIRSSQSLDIMCQIPIFCWISAILFQEVFGGDEKAEVPQTLTEMMAHFLSVQTKRGNRKYEKKTEKSKEKFLATHRDFLLKLGQLAFVQLLKNNLIFYDEDFKDCGIDIKEANICSGFCTTVLREEDIFSQKKVFFFVHLTVQEFFAALFVYDCFTNKNTKELDKFLDLEDKEHTLLDLLKMTVEKVLEENNGHLDFFLRFLLGLMVESNRRVLQGLLISPDPSQDTDKKILTHLKALRRKTLSPDSSINLFQTMVEMRDHKVKDEIQEYLKLSDRSKTELTPLHCSAAAYMLQVSKNDLDVLDLKSYNTSDEGRRRLIPAVRSSRKAILADCKVTEEWVQHLVFALKFPYSPLRDLDLSTNDLKDSGVKLLCDGLSSQCCRLKTLRLSGCQVTDEGCSYLASALRSNPSHLIELDLSYNNPGESGKKILTELKDDPQISLSELNFDHGGIHRMKPGFKKYACELTLDPNTAHKNLLLSEDNRKVTWMEEAMSYPDHKDRFDHCQQVLCEQGLDKRSYWEMEVFEPFIIGVTYKTIDRKGDSDNCKLGNNSKSWSFGCTNDGCYVRHNNKSTGVSSLCSRSSRVGVYLDRPAGILSFYRVSSDSRTRLYTFRDLRDLRDLGEFTEPVYPAVELHSASSVLFCQPT; encoded by the exons aTGGAAgcgaagaagaggaagaggaagacgtcaGTCAG TTCACCGATACGTGAAGCTGAGTCCTCGGGTTTCAGCTGTCTCTCCATGAAGAGTGATAGATCCAAGTTCTTGCCACCCAGCTTTGCtaaagaaaagacacagag CCAGCAGCCCGGGCCATCCAGTTGTTCAGTGTGTGAGGAAGTTTTGGAGGATCCAGTCCATTTACCCTGTGGACACCGGTCATGTAAACAGTGTGTCAGCTCAGACAACAACTGCAAGAAGTGTGGAAAGAAATTCAGAAGAGATCCTGAATACCAGAGAGATGCTGAGGAAGACACTG GGATCAACTCAACTAAGAAGAATCTTAAAGAAGCAATGCAAAAGAAATTTGCTTTCATATCTGAAGGCAATGGTGACCAAGGGAGTCTCCTGAACAGCATCTACACAGACCTCTACATGACCACAGGAGAGAGTGCAGTTCCACATGAAGAACATGGCTTTAGACATGTCAAACATGAATTCTCTGAAAAATCAGTCAACCTCAGTGACATCTTCAAACCTTTGCCTGGCCGAGAGAAACATAGAACAGTCGTGACGAAGGGCGTCGCAGGCATTGGGAAATCATTCGCTGTGCAGAAATTCATTCTTGACTGGGTCGAGGGGAGAGCAAACCAGGacattgatttcattttcagcCTTGCTTTCCGAGAGGTGAATTTGATTACAGATGACAAAAGCTTGATTGACCTCCTGACTGAATTCCATCCTGCACTTCAGAGTTTTAAAGATTCAGGTGATTTTGTCAGGGCCAGAGTCACGGTGATCCTGGACGGACTGGATGAAAGCCGACTTCAGCTGGATTTTAAGAACAAGCCAGTAACTTCTGTTAGTGAAGTAACGTCTGTCGGCAATCTCCTTACGAACCTCATCCAGGGTAACCTTCTCCCGCAAGCAAAACTCTGGATAACATCccgtccagcagcagctgatcagatcCCCGGACGATATGTCGACGTTGTAACAGAGATAAGAGGGTTCAGTGACCCACAAAAAGAGGAGTACTTCAAAAGGAGATTTAGTCATGACCCAGGCCTCGGTGAAAGGATAATTTCCCACATTCGCTCTTCACAGAGTCTTGACATCATGTGCCAGATCCCGATCTTCTGCTGGATTTCTGCCATATtgtttcaggaggtttttgGGGGAGACGAGAAAGCGGAAGTCCCTCAAACTCTGACTGAGATGATGGCgcatttcctgtctgtccagACAAAAcgaggaaacagaaaatatgagaagaagacagagaagagcaaagagaaaTTTCTGGCGACACACCGAGATTTTCTTCTGAAACTCGGACAGCTCGCATTTGTTCAGCTGCTCAAGAACAACCTCATCTTCTACGATGAAGACTTCAAAGACTGTGGCATTGACATCAAAGAAGCAAACATCTGCTCTGGATTTTGCACCACAGTTCTCCGAGAAGAAGATATATTTTCCCAGAAAAAGGTCTTCTTCTTTGTGCACCTGACCGTACAAGAGTTCTTTGCAGCTCTTTTTGTCTATGACTGTTTCACAAACAAGAATACAAAAGAGCTCGACAAGTTCCTCGATCTGGAAGACAAAGAACATACTTTACTTGATCTTCTGAAGATGACAGTTGAGAAAGTGCTGGAGGAGAACAATGGCCACCTGGACTTCTTCTTGCGATTCCTCCTTGGCCTTATGGTTGAGTCCAACCGAAGAGTCCTTCAGGGTCTGCTGATATCACCAGACCCGAGCCAAGATACCGACAAGAAAATCTTGACTCACCTCAAAGCCCTACGAAGGAAGACTCTCTCTCCTGACAGTAGTATCAACCTCTTCCAGACCATGGTCGAGATGAGAGATCACAAAGTCAAAGATGAGATTCAGGAATATCTCAAATTGTCAGATCGTTCAAAAACAGAGCTGACTCCCCTCCACTGCTCTGCGGCGGCTTACATGCTGCAGGTATCGAAGAATGATCTGGATGTGTTGGACCTAAAGAGTTACAACACATCAGATGAAGGCAGAAGGAGGCTGATACCAGCTGTGAGGAGCAGCAGAAAGGCCAT CCTGGCAGACTGCAAAGTCACTGAAGAGTGGGTCCAGCACTTGGTCTTTGCGCTCAAGTTCCCCTACTCTCCCCTAAGAGACCTGGATCTCAGCACCAATGACCTGAAAGATTCAGGAGTAAAACTGCTCTGTGATGGACTGTCGAGTCAatgctgcagactgaagacactgag GTTGTCGGGTTGTCAGGTCACAGATGAGGGCTGTTCTTATCTGGCCTCGGCTCTTCGCTCCAACCCATCTCATCTGAtagagctggacctgagctacaacAATCCAGGAGAATCGGGAAAGAAAATCCTCACAGAGCTGAAGGACGATCCACAAATCAGCCTCAGTGAACTCAA TTTTGACCATGGTGGAATTCACAGGATGAAACCAGGATTCAAGAAAT ATGCCTGTGAGCTCACCCTGGACCCCAACACGGCACACAAGAACCTTCTTCTCTCTGAAGACAACAGAAAGGTGACCTGGATGGAGGAAGCAATGTCATATCCCGATCACAAAGACAGGTTCGATCATTGCCAACAGGTGCTGTGTGAACAGGGTCTAGATAAGCGCAGTTACTGGGAGATGGAGGTGTTCGAACCCTTCATTATTGGGGTAACATACAAAACCATTGACAGGAAAGGGGACTCTGATAATTGCAAGCTGGGAAACAACAGCAAGTCTTGGAGTTTCGGTTGCACTAATGATGGTTGTTATGTTAGGCACAACAACAAGAGTACCGGTGTATCTTCCCTTTGTTCGCGCTCCAGTCGGGTGGGAGTGTATCTGGACAGGCCGGCTGGcattctgtccttctacagagtTTCCTCTGACAGTCGGACGCGCCTCTATACCTTCAGAGATCTCAGAGATCTCAGAGATCTCGGAGAGTTCACTGAGCCCGTCTATCCTGCTGTGGAACTTCACAGTGcttcctctgtgctgttttgTCAGCCAACATAA
- the LOC104937293 gene encoding uncharacterized protein LOC104937293: MKLLSRLCFLVLVISSVSRGQNDPTDAPERTNEGSTPAPPLADNTPKGDDINSTATPSSPQSHTTVNATDSSLQGSQPQTFTPRADQKDSVTVNPTTKEVEANTTAKTIAPTSVPKSGKGGESVAVTTTVSTATDSSSSKPAIIEKDHSSWGYVILVLIILVIIALCVILYILRRVSRTYSFDLQRPVHVNHLDEPIGTFEPVYLDDLDQPAPKDEVSTEEIPPAPAANGTTVQSEESGSTGENGTTSNQIAPASEDQPDHKRDSLLQKFAYLYEDEQQNENNNNPSVCSSDPFVEINLDDPVRCDQLLTSPEAPSSVLPFSPFSFSTSSSTSS, translated from the exons ATGAAGCTGCTGAGTCGCCTCTGCTTCCTCG ttCTAGTGATTTCTTCTGTCTCCAGAGGACAAAATGACCCTACTGATGCACCAGAGCGTACTAATGAAG GCTCAACCCCAGCCCCCCCATTGGCAGACAATACACCTAAAGGTGACGATATTAACTCCACGGCGACCCCCTCGTCTCCTCAGAGTCATACAACAGTGAATGCAACGGATTCATCTCTGCAAGGCTCACAG CCTCAAACGTTCACACCCAGAGCTGACCAGAAAGACAGCGTTACCGTTAACCCAACAACAAAGGAAGTCGAAGCCAACACAACAGCAAAGACGATAGCCCCGACTAGTGTGCCAAAGAGCGGGAAAGGTGGTGAAAGCGTTGCCGTGACGACTACGGTTTCTACAGCAACGGACAGTAGCTCATCAAAGCCAG CAATCATTGAAAAGGATCATTCGTCCTGGG GTTATGTGATCCTGGTACTGATCATCCTGGTGATCATCGCTCTGTGCGTCATCCTCTACATACTCCGGAGAGTCTCGAGG acgTACTCATTTGACCTTCAGCGTCCGGTTCATGTCAACCATCTCGACGAACCCATCGGCACCTTTGAACCGGTGTACCTGGACGaccttg ATCAACCGGCCCCTAAAGACGAAGTGTCCACCGAAGAAATTCCACCTGCTCCAGCAGCCAATGGCACGACAGTACAGTCCGAGGAAAGCGGCTCCACCGGAGAGAACGGTACAACTTCAAATCAAA TCGCTCCAGCTTCAGAGGACCAGCCAGATCACAAACGGGACAGTCTTCTCCAAAAGTTCGCTTATCTATACGAAGACGAGCAgcagaatgaaaacaacaacaacccgt CCGTCTGCTCCAGCGACCCTTTTGTTGAAATAAACCTGGATGACCCGGTGCGGTGCGATCAGCTCCTCACCTCTCCTGAAgctccttcctctgtcctcccgttctctcctttctccttctccacctcctcctccacttcatcTTAG